Below is a genomic region from Neurospora crassa OR74A linkage group VII, whole genome shotgun sequence.
GGTGCCGCCGACGATGTTGATTTGGGCGCATTCCATGTAGAGTTGGGCgccggcggtggaggaggcggcgtgCAGGGCGATCATCTCGGCGCGGAGGAGGTATTGGCCTGAGGGGATGCAGGCGGGGATGTCGCTGGTGTATGTGATACCTGTGTTAGTTATTTGAGTTTTTTTTGGGTGGTGAaatgggggggggggggtggtgagtaaagggagaggaggtaggAGAGGACTAAGGAGAACGTACATGTACTGGAAACCAccgttggtgatgacggtgCTGGTACCCCATTGGCCGTTGTTGTAGCCGTCTTCTTGAATCTTGAacctgtttttttttttggtgagCGTCAGAATCTGGTTGAAATAATGCCCAGATACTGAGTGAGTAGGGGGGACCGGGACCACCCACCATCCACCGCCGATACCAGTGTCAGTCAAGGCGTCGTCGACCTTCTTGAGGTAGGCAAGGGTAGGGCCCTTGTGGCTGGCGTCCATGACATCGTCGGCGCCGGAAGTGAGAGTGTGTCTCCAGATGGCCTTAACGGTGCTGCCGGCGTTGACGGTGATGATCTTGTCAGAGGGAGTGGTGGGGTTGGGGCCGCCGTTGCAAGCAAGGTCGTTGGAGGTCACGTCGGTGATGGGACCATCGTAGGATGGGGTCCGGATTCCGTAGGAGACCGGGTAGGTGGTGCCGTCGGCTTCGAGCTGGACGAAGATGGTGTGGGCTGAGGCCGcagaggcggcggcgaggagggagaggaccTTCATCTTGTCTGGCTGAATGACACCGAACTACTGGAGTTTATAAGCTTGAAGGGGCCTACAGACTCGCAGATATTGATATCCCACGAGTAGGAAGCGCGTCGTCCATATATGTACTACTTCATGGCGGGTCGCCACTCTCTCCAAGGGCTGAGAAGGCATGAGGTTGAACATGTGGAAAGCTCATTAAAGGGTGGTCCTGATCGTTTCTGGACATATAAGAAGCCACAATGTCACTGTCAAGGTCGCATTATCTCCTTTTGGGTCGTCTCTCCTAGGGCCAAAACCGGGACGCTGGAAGCAAGGCCGCCATGCGGCGCATAGCGAGGGCGGAAGAAGGCGGTCCGGGGTAGCAACACATCCGGATCGGGACAGTCACTTGAAGTTCCAGCGTTGGATTCGCCGCGGTATCGGACGTCAAGGTGCCGCGACGGATGAAGACATAAAGTCAGCCACACAGGACATGTTAGATGGAAACGTGTGCGAGGTGGATGACGGATCACATAGACATTTTGCTCCGGTGGCTCATGTTTGCGTCAGCATCCTAGGACCTGATAGCGCAGGAGTTGCGGTTCATTTGAGCCGAAGCTTCTCTGCATCGTGTGCATGACTATCGATCTACGTAGGAGGCTGAGATGGACAAACTGTATATTGATTTTGTTACTCCATGTACAGTATAGTATCCTAGACAACAAGGGAGTGACCGTAGCACGGTTCATGAACTGACGACGCTTCTGATCGATGGACTTGTTGTTGCGATAGGGTAGTCCCGTCATTGTCGACCATTGTGGGTCCATGCCAATGTCTTTCTGGGATTGATGAGGGTGGGAGTATACAGTAAGCGTGTCGGCAGTGGTCACGAAGGAGCGTCGTGGTTCTCGGATCATGATCCGATGTTGTTCTGTTGTTGGTTTGCACCACCGTAGAGGACCAAATTAAAGGGGGTATCCGCCAGCTGCCGGCCAGACAGGCTCCATCTGGCCCACCTGGCAGTTCCAGCATTCCACTGGATCCGCTGCCCGATGCGGGGTGCAGTAGCGCTTGCCGGGGGAAGATGGGCCGAGCAAGCGAGGGTTAGGGTCTGTCCAACGTCCTCTGTTTATGGTTGGTTGTCTTGCCAAAACACCAAGTTGCCATCGTCACcaaacatcaccactttCCACAGAAGGACGGCCCAACTCATGTTCACTGAACAGGATAGCTGCTCATATTAGTTGGAAACACAGCTTTTACAATGCTCAGATACAGACGCCCCCGATGGGGCCATCAGTTTGGCTCTTCGCTGAACAGGGCTGGTGTTAGCTGAAGGTCAAGGTTCTCCCCGTGGTTTGTTGTATCGTTGTCATGGTGATATCAACAGTCACTATCGAAAATCGATGGCCACCTCATGTAGACTTCCCAAGTCGGCTCAAACTTCGCACCATTTCTTCCTCTGCTACCCCAAGTCAACAGCTGGACCTCAACCCAATTCGCTGACATACACTTCTGACCATCCTGCATCAACAATCACAGAAGCGCAGACTGTggcggcagcaacagcaacccacCTTGCATTAGGTAGGTCAAACTGGTCACCAATTCATCCTTTATTAAGGCATCTTCTCAGCATTGCCCATTTACTGACAGATTATCCTTCATAGAAACAGAACGACAGCACAATATCATCATGTCACACCTACATTTCCGCAAGGCCATGGCCTTGCCTTCTCGTATGGCCCAGTACCTTAAGAGACGCCAGTCCCGCAAAAGTGGCAAGGTGTCTCAAAAAAAGCACCAAGCCGCCGCCTACCAGATGATCTCATCTACCAACCCCAATCCTCGAAAGCGTTCCAGCGAAGATATCACCGATGCCACTCGCGATGTCTCTGCTGATCGCTTCATCGATGCCGATGCAGCGCCTCCCCAAAAGCGCCCCAGATGGCCAGTTGTTGAAGGGCGCGACGAATTTCGTCCTTCTCGTCCTCGAAAACGTTCAAGTGACGAGTTTGACGAGGCTTCCTCCGATGCATCCAGTGATCGCTTTGTTGATGCAGATGCTCCTCCCCCTCAAAAGCGTCCCAGATGGCCAGCTACCGAAGATAGTGGCGAATGCGAGTTCAATCCATTCATAGAGAAGAAATCAAGATCGCTTGCAGAAGACATCGCCGATGCCACTGCGCATGAAGACAGGGATCCGTTTGACTATGATGAATTAGCCTCCCACGTCCAGCGCTACAGATCACTCGCTGAAGAGATCGCTGATGCTACCGCCCATGAAGACGGTGAAGCCTTCGATGATGAAGCTGATGAAGCTCCCTCTACCGCTCGCTTCAAGTCGCTCGCTGAAGAGCTTGCCTATGCACTTGTTAACGAGAGTGGTGACGAATTGGACAAAGACGAAGAAACCAAGTCTCCCCAGCGCCACCCACTTGCTGATGAGCTCGCTGATGCTACTGCCGATGCAGACGGCAACCCttttgaggatgaggaaCTCGTAGGCATGACCATTGCTAAGGCTGGTGGGCTCTCATATGTCGAGGTACGTTGTCTCTTGCAAAGCTCATGATATATGCTTCGTACTAACGATGTTCCCCAGGCCACCATTGATCTTGCTCATCTTTCATTCGACCATGGCACCCCCACTTCTTTCAGACCCCTTCGACCGCTTGCTGAAGAACTTACCGACGTCACTGCTTACGAGGACATCGAGCCCTTTGATAACCTAGACGAGCTGTCGTCCGGACTTCCTGGGCTTActgacgacgatgacagcAACTCCATTTTTGATGGAGGATCTGTCGGAGACCCCCAGAATGCACCAACTGAGGAAGAAAGTCTGTCACTCAAACACAAAGCCCTTGTTCCCCAACTTCAAGGAAGATCTCTCGCAGATGAGCTCTTTGACGCAACttctgaagaagagggcaaCCCATTTGCAGAAGCAGATGCAGATCTCCACTTGCGCTTGCACTCACTAGAGGATCAGATTGCCGATGCCCTGTCCCGCAATATTGGCCAAGGACTCGACGATGTTGACTCCGCCCCCCGAATGTGCCTAAACTCACCAGCCAAGAAGATGTTAGACTCGATCGCTAGCGAGGGTGAAGACATTTCCGACATTGAGTACGATGCTTCATTTATCACTGCTCTGGAGACACTCTCCGAGAACGACTTTCAtattgaagatgatgatgctccTACCAAggggcgccgccgccgctcacTGGCTGATGAGATTGCTGATGCAACTTGGGGCGAGGAAGGTGATCCATTTGACGTTGCAGAGGATTCACCCGCAAACGATACGACTTCCGAGCCATCAGCTGAGGTGCGCAAACGTCCGTTCTGGCTATGGGTAAGTACTTGGGTTCATTCCCAAATCTTCTGACAATAGTCTGCTTTTTAACTCTCAGCTAACTGAAACAACACAGACAAAATATCCTTCCACGCCCATGTTGCTCGGCGGCTGCCCGATGCAGTAGTGCATCGCTTCTCGCGTCTGAGTGAATCACTCTGTTCCAATTATTGACCAAGTAATGTACAAGTAAAAGTTCCCTTCCTGTGGTTGCTTCTTCGATATCCATGACAACCGAGGTTAAAATCATCTTATCCAAACTCATTTTCGACATTGCCGGCACATCCCGGCGATTATTTCGTGGCTCGAAGCCTTCAGCCAGTTCTAGTGTGTGTGTCCAAGATTGAACACATCACAATGACCGTACGCGATCCTTGTGCAAGGTCTATCACTCTGCGTCCGATATTTGACGTGCTTGGTATAGTCGCCAAGTGTAGAGACGCCAATCATTTTAGAGATCAAGGAACATCAACATCTTGGCTGGTAAAGGAGAAACCTCTAACGAGAacattaaagaagaaaaatccaaaaaaaaaattatttttttaaataaaaaaataaagaagtatGAACGGAAGAAGATCGCTTAAAAACATTCTGCTGCACACCATCATACAACCACTACCGAGACCTCAAGATATCCTGAGACCATGTGCCAGCAAGATGCGAACGAGCAACAATATCCTTACATGTCGGTGTCACCGTGGGAGTATATCTTCTGCCACTTTTCATATCGGACGGCAggaagatgagatgagacaacaacaagaagcgGGAAAGAAGACTGAGCACAGATATCCATCCCTGTCTTTTCTCGTCGTGGGGAATCTACCTGCTTACTCTGTAGTGTACGTAGTCTAACTGTGTCAAACCATTTCCCCGGATTCCATTGACGAATCGGACATTGCCTTCGAAAACGGTTTAagctctacctacctatcgtGTGCCACTCAGCCCGTTGGGTCATCCGACATGGCTCGAGCTGTTTGGGTGCCAAGGTTCGTATAACTGGACGAGAGCAAGCCAAGTCTAGACTTTCCAAGCCTTCATTACCCCATATTCTTCGGGAATTTGTACAGAAACGGTAAAGGACGCCCACCAAAGTCCAAGCCGCGGGCATCCCTATTTGCCGCTTCAACgtgctctctttctctctctctctctctctctctctctctccctcccttgTCCGTCCGTCCCTTGTTAGACTGCTTGGGCGGAGCCTATCAAAATCCGGGGAAGTGGATTTAGAGATGGTCAAGATCCCGATTGTaagtgtaggtagtgtacatagctAGGTGCTGTCACACATCCTCCGCGGCGGCACGGATCAAACTAACTTAACCGAGTTAAGCTTCCTTTTACCCCAACCTGCTGGGGGCAAAATCTGGGGTAAGTAGGGTAGCTTCGGCACTTCACACCGTCGTCCGTCACCTCCCTGcccctctttcttctgcAGTCCTACTCTGTCAATGTTAGTAGTAACCTACACTATACGTAACCTCTCAAAGCTTCTTCAAAAGTCGTGTTTTTTCACCCTGCTGTTCATTCACCTCACCGTGAACCCCGGATAGGACGAAAAGCTTCAAACCCCCTTTCTTAGGTATATCATATTGCAGAGCTAGGATCAAAGCCCCAGTCCCCGATgcaaccttttttttttttttttttttttttttttccgaaATCGACCTGGTCGGGTCGAATCCGCCAGTGTGGTAGTGACGTGTGGGCTGGAggtatccatccatcccccctCCCGCCTCCCCTTGGACACTTTTTGCGTGCGTGCGGGGGAGAAAGTCTTGGCTTTCCCGACAACGtccaacacaacaacaaagaggggcgggcgggcgggcgggatCTTCGAGGACGGGTCTGGATTTCCAGGCAGGAGTGACTACGGTACTGAAAACCTACCTAGCTGAGCTTGTAAGTTGTTTGTTGGATGATGGGCAAGCAGGAAGACAAGGAAGACAAGGAACAAGGAAGCAGACAGAcagagaggagggggggaatcCCTTAGGAGAATGCCATATTGGAGTTACCTCTAGCGAATTGACATGGAATATAAGCCAAGCAAAGATGGCGCTGAAGGAAGGCAAGTGGGAAACCAAAACCTCGGTCTAGGTACACTAGTCGATGatgctggtggtgtggtggtggtggtctgtCTCTTCTTGTCTCTTGAGAGGGGAGTTGTGTAGTGGGAAAGAAAGGGATGGAGGTCgtggtgaaggaggaggagaaatgATAAATAGGAAGGATGAGGGCCCTTTTCTGAAGgtgtattttttttcttgaagTTGATATCGGGGTCCTTTTGGGAGCTTTTGAGGAAACACAAGATAAGAAATCTCAAGTTGTACTTGACCTACCAGCTCATAGTTAGGTGTGTACTCAGACGACTATCTCTACTTTTCTGTTGTTTTCAAAGTCTTTATCTCGCCCTCTTTTCACCACCCCTACCCACAATATTGCCTTCTCCAACGGttcggtacctctacatctCCCGGCAGCTCTCCCCGCATTGCAACCTGCGTGCTGCCTCCTTCCAAGTTGGGATCAGATCAATTCTGCGTAGCTATCTCAGACATTGATTTCCCCTCTCTGGGTCACTCGATCTTTATCTATCTCATCTTGTATCATCGGGTCCCCTCCGTCCCATCTCATACACCTCCCTTTATACCTACCTGCTTTATCCCATCTCcggtctcttcctctttggtCCTTGATTTTCGAGTGTCTTCCCTCCTCTATCACCTTACCACTTCTACCTACCGAGGGTCTTACACACACATCACCAACATGGTCGCCAACACGTATCCGCCAGGTGGTATGGACACCGGGGGTCTGGACGTCGAATCCAAAGCCTCAGCCTACCACTCCGAAAAGGCCCCCTCAGCcgcgtcctcctcctcctcccccaaccCGGCCGTCATCGCCAGCGGCACCAGCGGTGCGGACTTTAACCTGTCACCTGCCGAGGAGAAGCGCATCAAGCGACACATTGACCGGCGGCTAGTCATGACCATTGGCGCCATGTACTGCGTGTCGCTGATGGACCGCACCAACCTGGGCGCGGCCAACATTGCCGGCATGGGCAAGGAGCTGAAGCTGATTGATAATCGGTACTCGATCGTGTCGCTGGTGTTCTTTGTGACGTATGTCCTGTTTCAGCCGCCGAGTACGGTGATCTGCCGCAAGATTGGGCCGAGGATTCACATGAGTGCGTTGACGCTTTTGTGGGGGAGCGTCATGATTGGAATGGGGTTTGTCCAGAGTTGGGAGCAGTTGGCGGCTTTGAGGGTGGTGTTGGGTGTTTTGGAGGCTGGTgagtttttctttcttttttttttttttccttcctttctttcgtGTTTGATATCAAGGTTCGGTTACTAAACCTTCGAAAAACTAGgtttcttcccctcctgCGTCTACCTCCTTTCCACCTGGTACACACGCTACGAAGTCGGCAAGCGCAACTCGGTCTTCTACCTAACCGGCTGCGTCGCGTCCGCCTTCGCCGGCATTCTCGCCTATGGCCTGATGCAGATGGGCGGCCTCGCCAACCTCACCGGCTGGCGCTGGATCTTCATTATTGAGGGCGTGCTGACCTGTCTGCTGGGAATAGCCGGCTACTGGCTCCTAGTCGACTTCCCCGACTCCCCTCGCAAGACCTGGTCCTTCCTCTCGGCTCGGGACCGCGAGTGGGTGTGCGCGCGCGTGCAGGCCGACCGCGGCGACGTTGTGCCCCAAAAGTTCGTCATCAGCAAGTACCTGTCGTCCGGCCGGGACTGGAAGGTGTGGGCGTACGCCATGATTttcttcaacaccaccaccatcagctacgccctctccttcttcctgccCATGATCCTCAACACGGGCATGGGCTTCAACATTGCGCAGTCGCAGTGCTTGGTCGCGCCTCCATATGCTTTCGCTGGCTTCGTCATGTTTGCTGGCGCCTATGTCGGCGATCGCTTCCGCATCCGCGGCCCCATTGTGGCGTTCAACGCGCTGCTCGCCGTCATCGGCGTCCCCATCATGGGCTTCGCTGCTAGTGCCAAGGTCCGCTACTTCGGTGTGTTCCTGGTCACTGCCGGTGCCAACTCGAACGTGCCGGCGGCGATGAGCTACCAGGCCAACAACATCCGCGGACAGTGGAAGAGGGCGTTCTGCAGCGCTACGTTTGTGTCGTTTGGTGGCATCGGCGGTATCGCTGGTAGTTTGGTCTTTAGAGAGCAGGATAAGCTCACGGGCTACAAGCCGGGTCTGTATGCGTGCATTGCGACCAGTCTGTTGACTCTGGTGCTTGTCGCGTGCTTGACTGTCTCTTTCTGGAGGGAGAATAGGAAGGCGGAGAGGGGTGAGAAGGAATTGGAGGCTGAGGATGTGAGTGTTTCTTTTCTAATCTGTTCTGTACCCTCCTCTTATTGTCGGTTGTTGAAATTGTTGACtaactttttttctttcttttttaacAGGACGATGCCCAGCCTGGATTCCGCTACACCTATTAACTTCTGtgttttctatatttattgtTAGTAATGATACGACTTGGAAGATGATACCAGTAGGGTTGGCACAGAGATGATCATGGGTATGGAGTTTGGGTAATGCGGTGTTATTTTGCGATCGGGATGAGGTAGTCGTGGGTGAGGGTATTCTGTTAGTAATCCAGAGAGATGCACTCGACGCTTCTAAGCGGTTAATCCCCCTTTATCAAAGGGGGGCCTGTGAACAAGTACATAACATCAAGACTTTTGGGTGTACCTACTACTCCGGGACTCGTCCGTATGGATTTATGAAGATGAAAAGCCACATACCTTCAAGACAATTCATACCCGTTCACTTTCCCCTACATCCTTCCTTAATCACGTCCTGACACATCTACCGTCTTCCCAAATCCCTCCTAACCCTCCACACCTTACTCCCCGCCGCCCGTCCCTGACTCCCATGCAACATCTCCACCCACGGCTGCGCCTCCGACGTCCCACCATGCAACGCCTGAACCCTTTCCCGCTCCGGCCtctcctcaacctcatccGCTCCAACCGATTCCGTCTCGTCACTCTGGTCCCCATCCCCAGtaccatcgtcatcatcatcatcaatctcCATCTTCGCACTACCACCAAGCACCAAACCCTGCTGTTTGTTTCTAGCAGCAGCGGCATTATTCTTCTCCCACTGCCTCCTGTGCAAATCCTCCGCATACGCCCAAGAGGGGGTATCGAACCTGCCCGCCACCAACACCAGATTCTGCTCATTTCCTGCTAGCATCTCCACAGGCAAAGGCGTCAAAAGGTGCAACTCCCCCCTTCTGACATCAATTCCTCTTACCAGCACCAACCCCAGCACGCGCGAATGTGCGGGGGAAAGCGTTTTGCCTTGTGGGTTGGGGAGGTGCGGGAGGGATTCGCGGGGGGTCTTGCAGATCAATAActctggttgttgttgtttttgggACGAGGACTGCTTCTTGAATTGCTGTATAGActgttggtgctgctgctgctgcttctgtgGGGAAGACACGACGAGAAGGTCGGGAAAGTCCCTAAAAGCACCAGCGCGGTCTTCAATTTTCACCAAGGCAAGTATCATCCCGTTGATGGCTTCGGCCAACAAGTCCGGCGCGGGCTGGTGGTCGTAGCAGAGGATTCCCAGGAAACCGGGGCGAGGGCCGCGATAGCGAACACGCCAGGGAGGAAGGTGGGTGAGAGGTGTGGCGGACCAGGTTGGGCCGGGATGGGGTTGGCTTTGGTTTTGGCTTTGGCTGTGGGGGACAGGAACAgtgagggaggagaagagcagGTGAAAGTAGGACATTGTTTGCATTGTACGGAGATGGAGGGCTGTTCTTgagcttcctcctccccccgaGGTTGCTGGGGTCGTGGCATCGACTGACGAGGATGGCTGACCTTGGGGCTGTTGACTGGGGAGAGCAACGAAGGGGATTTTCTTTTCCTGACAGGCGGCTTTGAGACCGTCAACGGTCTCCTCAGGTCCGTCTTGGGACATGTAGATCACTTCTGTCGGGACTGTCTGGCGGATTAGCTCAGATAGGATGTCGAGCCCGGTTCCTTGGATCCAGCCCggggtgttgatgatgagtggGAGTTTGTTCAGTGAGGGGTTGGTCTTGCAAGTGTGGAAGAGATCGAGGGCGCAGGCAACAAAGTGGTCTGGGTCCAGGCTGGGCGTGACGGAGGCAACGGTGTGGGCGCGTAGTTGAGCCGTTCTTGGGTCCAAAGCGGGATGGCAaaagggaggagagaggtTTGGACTTGATAGCTTGTTGAGGGATATGACGGAGGGAGGTCCGAATTCGGGCTGACCTGGGTCGAGATCGAGGACGACTACGGGAGCCCAGGGCTGTCGTGAGAGTCCAGAGCCAGTTATCAGACGGTTGGCCATTAGCCGCCCGAAGGTGGACTTGCCGGATGACTTGGGGCCGGTTAGGAAGACAACAGGCGTAGCCTTTCTCTTAGAGTCTAGGACATCCGCTAGTTGCTTGTTCCATTCAGCAGGGGAGACCAATTCCTGAATGCCGCCTCTCTTAGGGGCATCATCCGAGGTAAATATGATCTGGAAGGTAGGAAAAACTTTTTTGGCCTGACCCGGCGCAACATCATCCGACTCATTCCATAGCTTCCCAAATGCCGGGTTCAGGCTAGCGAGCTGTCGCAAGCTCTGAGCTCCTGGGTGTGGATGCAACTCGATTGTGGCATCGTTCGTGATGCGGATGACGGGAAGAGCATGGCATTGGGGAGCATGAACCCAGTGGACGAGGTCCGATTTTGACAAGAAGGCTCCAGCAACGGTAAGCTCGCCTTCGCGAACCTTGATACCATAGCTCCCAAGAATGACCAAACGTTCTCCATCGAGGAGCTTGAGGAGCATACGGCCATTGGCCTTTGGTTGGATGTTGGTCTGACTCAACCTTTGAGATGAATAGTAGATGATCCTCCTCCGACCTGTTGGCATTGGTTCTGAGAGATTTGGGAATTGGGATTTCAGCTGACGGCCTTCATCTCTTCCTTCGGCTGGTACTTGGTCCTTGGGGCCCTGCTTTCGCTTCCTGGGGCGCGCTGCTGGTGTGTCGTCCACGTGATGGGAAGGCTCCTGTTTCTGAGCCTGTAGTGCCTTTCTGAAATTGTCCCTCGTGAAGAAGGACTTGGCGGATGTGTTGCGGTCAATGATATctccgtcgttgtcgttgtcgtccatATTGGGAGTGGTGGCGGCAGCACTGGCAGCGGCAGCTAACAGCTTTTGCCGAGCAGCAAATGCACTcattttgtgtgtgtgtgtgtgtgtgtgtgtgtgtgtgtgttgtcAGGTTGACTGCTTTGGACATTAGCAAAGTGAACACGAAGCTCGACATTGAAAGTGGTACCTTACACAAAAATCACCGGTAGTGTTCAGGTTGTTGGACTCGCGGTGACTGcccgatggtggtggtctttGGTTGTCATTTCTTCAGTTGAATTGGAAAAAAGGTTGGGGAAGATGGTGAATTTCCAGCGAGAGACGTACTACGGCACAAGGTTGAGGTGCGGATGTATGGAGATGATTCAGATACTCAAAATCCCCAAAACATCAAATCAAGTGTTTTGGAGAAAATAATATCACAGATGATTGGAGTTCAAACAATATTACCACGACTTGGTACTTagtctggtggtggtgaagtcAGAGCGATGATGTTCTGAAGAAAGGCGAACACAGGCATCGGACATTTAGGTGTAAttcccatcctcatcatagGCAACCCTTGCCCTGACACTATCATAGTCAACCCTACATATCGAAGCTGTGATGCCCCACATTCCGCTCTTTCTTACAATCAACCAATCAGGCTCCTCAATCTCCTAATTTTTTCTGACTTTGGTCGGCAACCTCGAGCGACCCTTGATTTCCACTCCACTCCCAATCCCGCTCGCGCATCTGATATTCCAGCGTGTTTTGTACGCGACGGCCATCATTCCGCCTGCCTCCCGCAGTTCCTTCTGTCTTCTGCGTGAACATCAACAGAAAGACGACAGAGGGCAGAAGAGGAACAGCGCATCGTTTCTGCATCGGCAGCAAAAGCAGCCCAGGCACTTCAGAAAGCACTTCAACTGCAACACACTGTAAATCCCGACCCCACATCCAGACTAGTTTTTAGTAGCACTTTGCAACTGCACCAAACTGCACCATTCATCCCTGCACATCGTAGCACTCAATTGTTCGAGACAGCGCCTTTCCGTCTTGGACATTCACTCCACCTAATTTTtcttccatcaccaccttaattcttttccctttctttacAGTCCAGATAAGCCACCCCCCATGGCTGGTCCTCGCGCACCCATCGGAACCCTTTCCCAGCACGCCGCCAACGCCGCTGCCCTTGCCCGCAACACCTCCACCAACGTCTTCTCCCAGCAAAAATCACAACTCAAGTCCAAAAAGGGCAAGCAAGAAGAGAGCGACAGCGATTCAGACAGCAGCTCCTCCAGTGACGACAGCGGTAGCGACAGCGACTCCGAAACAAAGCTCGAACCTACCGCCGACTGGGCCAGCAATCTGAAGAAGACGAACATGGCGCAAACAAAAGccaccaaggccgccgcctcGCCTGCCCCCAAAAAGGCCAAGGCAGAACCCGTCAAGGCCAAGCCAGTAGccaccaagaaggaggagtccGAGTCCTCGTCCGACTCCGAGTCCGCatccgagtccgagtccgagtccgagtctGAATCGGAGgtcgaggacaagaagaagcctgtcaagaaggcggaagagaagaagccaGCGGCGCCAGCGGTGAAGAAGGCggccaagaaggacgagagCAGCAGCGAGTCGAGCAGTGAAGAAGAGAGTGGAAGTGGGTCGGACGAAAGCAgcagcgacgacgaggaagagaccAAGCCTGCGCCCAAGGCTACTACACCAAAGACTGCGCCCGCGAAGACCAAGCAGCAGACTGCCAAGCAACCCACACCCTCATCATCAGAGGAAGAATCAAGCTCAGAGAGCGAGAGCGATGAGGAGCCGGCACCAAAAGCCAACACTAGCGCCAAACTTGCAAAGCCCGCCAGCAAGACCCCCGAGGCCAAGCCAGTGGTCAATGGTACCTCAA
It encodes:
- the gh61-1 gene encoding endoglucanase II, whose amino-acid sequence is MKVLSLLAAASAASAHTIFVQLEADGTTYPVSYGIRTPSYDGPITDVTSNDLACNGGPNPTTPSDKIITVNAGSTVKAIWRHTLTSGADDVMDASHKGPTLAYLKKVDDALTDTGIGGGWFKIQEDGYNNGQWGTSTVITNGGFQYIDIPACIPSGQYLLRAEMIALHAASSTAGAQLYMECAQINIVGGTGGTALPSTTYSIPGIYKATDPGLLVNIYSMSPSSTYTIPGPAKFTCPAGNGGGAGGGGSTTTAKPASSTTSKAAITSAVTTLKTSVVAPQPTGGCTAAQWAQCGGMGFSGCTTCASPYTCKKMNDYYSQCS
- a CDS encoding pantothenate transporter liz1, with amino-acid sequence MVANTYPPGGMDTGGLDVESKASAYHSEKAPSAASSSSSPNPAVIASGTSGADFNLSPAEEKRIKRHIDRRLVMTIGAMYCVSLMDRTNLGAANIAGMGKELKLIDNRYSIVSLVFFVTYVLFQPPSTVICRKIGPRIHMSALTLLWGSVMIGMGFVQSWEQLAALRVVLGVLEAGFFPSCVYLLSTWYTRYEVGKRNSVFYLTGCVASAFAGILAYGLMQMGGLANLTGWRWIFIIEGVLTCLLGIAGYWLLVDFPDSPRKTWSFLSARDREWVCARVQADRGDVVPQKFVISKYLSSGRDWKVWAYAMIFFNTTTISYALSFFLPMILNTGMGFNIAQSQCLVAPPYAFAGFVMFAGAYVGDRFRIRGPIVAFNALLAVIGVPIMGFAASAKVRYFGVFLVTAGANSNVPAAMSYQANNIRGQWKRAFCSATFVSFGGIGGIAGSLVFREQDKLTGYKPGLYACIATSLLTLVLVACLTVSFWRENRKAERGEKELEAEDDDAQPGFRYTY
- a CDS encoding GRC3, whose protein sequence is MSAFAARQKLLAAAASAAATTPNMDDNDNDGDIIDRNTSAKSFFTRDNFRKALQAQKQEPSHHVDDTPAARPRKRKQGPKDQVPAEGRDEGRQLKSQFPNLSEPMPTGRRRIIYYSSQRLSQTNIQPKANGRMLLKLLDGERLVILGSYGIKVREGELTVAGAFLSKSDLVHWVHAPQCHALPVIRITNDATIELHPHPGAQSLRQLASLNPAFGKLWNESDDVAPGQAKKVFPTFQIIFTSDDAPKRGGIQELVSPAEWNKQLADVLDSKRKATPVVFLTGPKSSGKSTFGRLMANRLITGSGLSRQPWAPVVVLDLDPGQPEFGPPSVISLNKLSSPNLSPPFCHPALDPRTAQLRAHTVASVTPSLDPDHFVACALDLFHTCKTNPSLNKLPLIINTPGWIQGTGLDILSELIRQTVPTEVIYMSQDGPEETVDGLKAACQEKKIPFVALPSQQPQGQPSSSVDATTPATSGGGGSSRTALHLRTMQTMSYFHLLFSSLTVPVPHSQSQNQSQPHPGPTWSATPLTHLPPWRVRYRGPRPGFLGILCYDHQPAPDLLAEAINGMILALVKIEDRAGAFRDFPDLLVVSSPQKQQQQHQQSIQQFKKQSSSQKQQQPELLICKTPRESLPHLPNPQGKTLSPAHSRVLGLVLVRGIDVRRGELHLLTPLPVEMLAGNEQNLVLVAGRFDTPSWAYAEDLHRRQWEKNNAAAARNKQQGLVLGGSAKMEIDDDDDDGTGDGDQSDETESVGADEVEERPERERVQALHGGTSEAQPWVEMLHGSQGRAAGSKVWRVRRDLGRR